A single window of Granulicella sibirica DNA harbors:
- a CDS encoding ABC transporter permease, whose amino-acid sequence MSGSVITMQAPVGRIFVKETKYEFLKLYRTRSFSAAMIGFPVMFYLLFGVANKHAYNEGVHIAKYMLGGYSVFGLVGAALFGIGVGLASERAAGWLEVKRASPMPPAAYLFAKCASAVGFGLIIVSILVVIGLTLGGVSLTLSEFVRMMGLTAVGSVTFASMGLLLALVVPANAATGVVNLVYLPMSFMSGLWIPIHMLPKWLQSVAPVLPTYHLSQLMLHVFGYEDAASMTSHWAGLAGFTMVMLGASWVVFSRAQQNA is encoded by the coding sequence ATGAGCGGTTCGGTGATCACGATGCAGGCTCCGGTTGGCAGGATCTTCGTCAAGGAGACGAAGTACGAGTTTCTGAAGCTCTACAGGACACGTTCGTTTTCAGCAGCGATGATCGGGTTTCCCGTGATGTTCTACCTCCTCTTCGGCGTAGCCAACAAGCATGCCTACAACGAAGGTGTTCATATCGCGAAGTACATGCTCGGCGGCTATTCGGTCTTCGGACTGGTGGGCGCGGCGCTCTTCGGCATCGGCGTCGGCCTCGCCAGCGAGCGCGCGGCGGGCTGGCTCGAGGTCAAGCGGGCGAGTCCCATGCCTCCCGCCGCGTACCTCTTCGCCAAGTGCGCCTCGGCGGTTGGTTTCGGGCTGATCATCGTTTCGATCTTGGTCGTCATAGGCCTGACGCTCGGCGGCGTCTCGCTCACGCTAAGTGAATTCGTGCGCATGATGGGTCTTACCGCGGTCGGTTCCGTGACCTTCGCGAGCATGGGCCTTCTGCTTGCACTCGTGGTTCCAGCGAACGCGGCCACAGGCGTCGTCAACCTTGTCTATCTGCCGATGTCGTTCATGAGCGGTCTTTGGATCCCCATCCACATGCTGCCGAAGTGGCTCCAGAGCGTTGCCCCGGTTCTGCCGACCTATCATCTGTCACAGCTGATGTTGCATGTCTTCGGATATGAGGATGCGGCCTCGATGACCAGCCACTGGGCTGGGCTGGCAGGCTTCACCATGGTGATGCTCGGCGCAAGCTGGGTGGTGTTCAGCCGCGCCCAGCAGAATGCATGA
- a CDS encoding sensor histidine kinase, translating to MYQIEDRTRNSVKSLGEGPQSKRDYIWLAYSIFFFIDPVMNHNRTYWIENIVLYLVFLGVYVGCMQAVTTRTSLYWVPGFTILGLIAYPINGGASSFFVYTAAILPMCISSMPLVAALLIGQSGLVIAEGIYFHLNWLSIGSTIGFIAVIGVSNSFVGQQKRADAKLRMAHEEIEQLAAMAERERIARDLHDVLGHTLSVVVLKAELAGRLLKDGPSQDVARAMREIGDVEATGRTALKEVREAIGGYRSQGLAAELELARRTLDAAGVALRCEAKAAKEMTVTQETVLSLAVREAVTNIVRHAEASVCRVSLATEGGFHALKVEDDGTHKVEREGNGLRGMRERVDALGGVFLLESGKGTRLMIRLPIVEAAR from the coding sequence ATGTATCAGATCGAGGATCGGACGCGGAATTCGGTGAAGTCCCTTGGCGAGGGACCGCAGAGCAAGCGCGACTACATCTGGCTGGCTTACTCCATCTTCTTCTTTATCGATCCCGTCATGAACCACAACCGCACGTACTGGATCGAAAATATCGTCCTGTACCTGGTGTTTCTCGGCGTGTATGTCGGGTGCATGCAGGCCGTGACGACGCGGACAAGCCTCTACTGGGTGCCCGGTTTCACGATCCTTGGACTCATCGCCTATCCAATCAATGGAGGCGCGTCGAGCTTCTTTGTCTACACTGCCGCGATCCTGCCCATGTGCATCAGTTCGATGCCGCTCGTAGCGGCTCTCCTGATCGGGCAGTCAGGCCTCGTGATCGCCGAGGGAATCTACTTTCACCTCAACTGGCTGAGTATCGGGTCGACGATTGGTTTCATTGCTGTCATCGGCGTCTCGAACTCATTCGTCGGGCAACAGAAACGGGCCGACGCAAAGCTGCGCATGGCCCACGAGGAGATCGAGCAACTTGCCGCGATGGCCGAGCGCGAGCGCATCGCCCGCGATCTGCACGACGTGCTCGGGCATACGCTCTCGGTTGTGGTGCTCAAAGCCGAGCTCGCTGGCAGGCTCCTGAAAGATGGGCCATCGCAGGATGTTGCAAGAGCCATGCGCGAGATCGGCGACGTCGAAGCGACAGGGCGTACTGCGCTGAAAGAGGTCCGCGAGGCCATCGGCGGATACCGGTCGCAGGGTCTCGCTGCCGAACTCGAACTCGCAAGGCGGACGCTCGATGCGGCAGGCGTTGCCCTGCGCTGCGAGGCAAAGGCCGCAAAGGAAATGACGGTCACGCAGGAGACCGTGTTGTCGCTCGCGGTGCGGGAGGCGGTGACGAACATCGTGCGCCACGCGGAGGCTTCGGTCTGCCGCGTAAGCCTCGCCACCGAAGGCGGCTTTCATGCGCTGAAGGTAGAAGACGATGGCACGCACAAGGTCGAACGCGAAGGGAACGGCTTGCGCGGAATGCGGGAGCGTGTGGACGCCCTTGGCGGCGTGTTCCTGCTCGAGAGCGGGAAAGGCACTCGTCTGATGATCCGGCTGCCCATTGTTGAGGCGGCGCGATGA
- a CDS encoding response regulator transcription factor encodes MIRVVVAEDQGMVLGALAALLELEADIKVVACAADGKAALDAVFKLKPDVLVTDIEMPKMTGLEVAAQIRTSHPAVKTVILTTFARPGYLRRALDAGARGYLLKDRPAAELADAVRRVHLGLRVVDPALATEAWSSEADPLTDRERQILQRAGDGRATAEIAGELRLSEGTVRNYLSEAIAKLGASNRVDAARIARAKGWL; translated from the coding sequence ATGATCCGGGTCGTCGTCGCGGAGGATCAGGGGATGGTGCTCGGTGCCCTAGCCGCCCTGCTGGAGCTCGAGGCGGACATCAAGGTAGTGGCGTGCGCGGCCGATGGCAAGGCGGCGTTGGACGCTGTCTTCAAGCTGAAGCCCGACGTGCTCGTGACCGATATCGAGATGCCGAAGATGACGGGGCTCGAAGTCGCGGCGCAGATCCGGACATCGCATCCTGCAGTAAAAACGGTAATCCTTACGACCTTCGCCAGGCCCGGCTACCTGCGCCGGGCACTCGACGCAGGTGCGCGAGGTTACCTCTTGAAGGACCGCCCCGCGGCGGAACTGGCGGATGCCGTGCGACGCGTACATCTCGGCCTGCGCGTCGTCGATCCCGCCCTGGCAACCGAAGCCTGGAGTTCGGAGGCGGACCCGCTCACGGATCGCGAGAGGCAGATCCTCCAGCGTGCCGGAGACGGTCGGGCCACGGCCGAGATAGCCGGGGAGCTGCGCCTGTCCGAGGGCACGGTGCGCAACTACCTCTCCGAGGCCATTGCGAAACTCGGAGCCTCGAACCGGGTAGACGCGGCGCGGATCGCCCGCGCCAAGGGATGGCTGTAA
- a CDS encoding S9 family peptidase — MPSHRTLVLAAMAVALPLAAQTRTLTRDDYRNAERFMSYEVNPLVFHTFGTPTFLPDNRFWYRDNGPDGLTIVLVDPAKATKGPAFDHAKLAAALNTAMKTVTPPPGMAAPRTLDAHHLPISEFTPEAGQTFTVGLGAGVKMRCDLSEAGTCTPVAPVPEKPAGKPNQPAAGQSSTQSGGNAQMAARPAAGRGRAAAEVSPDKKKQAFIRDQNLWIRDVATGDETQLTTDGVKDFGYATDNAGWTHSDNPILVWSPDSTKIATFQQDQRKTGEMYLVSTNNSHPTLEAWKYPLVGDKDVTMIERVVVDVPTKKVVRFKMPADQHRSTLCDDISCRGGSGWDDVIWADDSKSLAFVSTSRDHKQEWLRVANIDSGDIREVYTETVPKFFESGNGRVNWKYLPKTNEFLWFSERDNWGQMYLYDLTTGKLKNQITTGEGNVTQVLHVDEKARVIYFLGVGKEKGRDPYFSAYYSIGFDGKNQKLLTPEDGDHAVTPSPDGKYFVDVYSTVTRPQIAVLRDNAGKIVLPLAQQDISKLVGSGWAAPTPITVKARDGKTDLYGFMFKPSRLEVGRKYPIINHVYPGPQTGSCGGRGFAAAHGDMQSLAELGFVVVCIDGTGTPWRSKSFHEAYYGDMGDNTIPDQVSGMKDLAARYPFIDLSRTGIYGHSGGGNATAAAMFHFPDFFSVGIAESGNHDNRDYEDDWAEKWSGLEVKNPDGTSNYDSQANENTAKNLKGHLLLAHGTFDDNVPPNNTLLLVDALIKANKDFDLLMIPNAAHGYGVATQYMTRRRWDYFVHYLAKATPPEEYEMQPYSRVLAAMGPGDQESEAEEAVDLWQ, encoded by the coding sequence ATGCCCTCGCACCGCACGCTCGTCCTCGCCGCCATGGCGGTCGCTCTTCCGCTCGCCGCGCAGACCCGCACACTTACCCGCGATGACTACCGGAACGCCGAGCGGTTCATGTCGTACGAGGTGAATCCACTGGTCTTCCATACGTTCGGCACGCCTACGTTTCTGCCGGATAACCGCTTCTGGTATCGGGATAACGGTCCGGATGGGCTGACGATCGTCCTGGTCGATCCGGCGAAGGCTACCAAGGGCCCTGCCTTCGATCACGCCAAGCTGGCCGCGGCTTTGAACACAGCGATGAAGACGGTCACGCCGCCGCCGGGCATGGCTGCTCCGCGCACGCTCGATGCACATCATCTTCCGATCAGCGAGTTCACCCCGGAAGCTGGGCAGACCTTCACGGTTGGCCTGGGAGCGGGAGTCAAGATGCGGTGCGATCTCTCGGAGGCTGGAACTTGTACCCCTGTCGCACCTGTCCCGGAGAAGCCTGCTGGCAAGCCGAACCAGCCGGCGGCAGGACAGAGTTCGACACAGTCGGGAGGGAACGCGCAGATGGCTGCTCGTCCTGCGGCTGGACGAGGGCGGGCGGCAGCCGAGGTTTCGCCGGATAAGAAGAAGCAGGCATTTATTCGTGACCAGAACCTCTGGATCCGGGACGTGGCTACGGGGGACGAGACGCAGCTCACCACGGACGGCGTCAAGGACTTTGGCTACGCCACCGACAATGCCGGATGGACCCACTCGGATAACCCCATTCTGGTCTGGTCGCCGGATTCGACGAAGATCGCGACGTTCCAGCAGGACCAACGCAAGACGGGTGAGATGTATCTCGTCTCGACGAATAACTCGCACCCTACGCTCGAAGCGTGGAAGTATCCACTGGTCGGCGACAAGGATGTCACGATGATCGAGCGGGTGGTGGTCGATGTGCCGACGAAGAAGGTCGTGCGTTTCAAGATGCCGGCCGACCAGCATCGCTCCACTCTTTGTGACGACATCTCCTGCCGCGGCGGGTCTGGGTGGGACGATGTGATCTGGGCCGATGATTCGAAGTCGCTCGCGTTCGTTTCGACTTCGCGCGACCATAAGCAGGAGTGGCTGCGTGTCGCAAACATCGACAGCGGAGATATTCGCGAGGTGTATACCGAGACCGTCCCCAAGTTCTTCGAGAGCGGCAATGGGCGGGTGAACTGGAAGTATCTGCCGAAGACGAACGAGTTTCTCTGGTTCTCCGAACGGGATAACTGGGGGCAGATGTATCTGTATGACCTGACCACTGGCAAGCTCAAGAACCAGATAACCACCGGCGAGGGGAACGTCACGCAGGTGCTGCATGTCGACGAGAAGGCGCGGGTGATTTACTTTCTCGGGGTGGGTAAGGAGAAGGGGCGCGATCCTTACTTTTCGGCGTACTACAGCATCGGGTTCGATGGGAAGAACCAGAAGCTGCTGACGCCCGAGGATGGCGATCATGCGGTTACGCCATCGCCGGATGGGAAGTACTTTGTTGACGTGTATTCGACCGTAACCCGGCCGCAGATCGCGGTGCTTCGGGATAATGCGGGGAAGATAGTTCTGCCGCTGGCGCAGCAGGACATCAGCAAGCTGGTTGGCTCGGGCTGGGCCGCTCCTACTCCTATTACGGTCAAGGCGCGCGATGGCAAAACCGATCTTTATGGATTCATGTTCAAGCCCTCGAGGCTTGAGGTCGGGCGGAAGTATCCGATCATCAACCATGTTTATCCGGGGCCGCAGACGGGCTCGTGCGGTGGGCGTGGCTTTGCCGCGGCGCATGGGGATATGCAGTCGCTTGCGGAACTTGGGTTCGTGGTGGTGTGCATTGATGGGACCGGGACTCCGTGGCGCTCGAAGTCCTTTCATGAGGCCTACTACGGCGACATGGGCGATAACACGATTCCCGACCAGGTTTCGGGGATGAAGGATCTTGCGGCGCGTTATCCGTTCATCGACCTCAGCCGCACGGGGATCTATGGGCACTCGGGTGGGGGCAATGCTACGGCGGCGGCCATGTTCCACTTTCCTGATTTCTTCTCCGTGGGGATTGCCGAGTCCGGCAATCACGACAACCGCGACTATGAAGATGACTGGGCCGAGAAGTGGTCGGGGCTGGAAGTGAAGAACCCTGATGGGACGAGTAATTACGACAGCCAGGCGAATGAGAATACTGCCAAGAATCTCAAGGGGCACCTGCTGCTGGCCCACGGGACGTTCGACGACAACGTGCCGCCGAATAACACGCTGCTGCTGGTCGATGCGCTGATCAAGGCGAACAAGGATTTTGACTTGCTGATGATTCCGAATGCAGCTCATGGATACGGCGTCGCTACGCAGTACATGACACGGCGGCGGTGGGATTATTTTGTTCACTATCTCGCCAAGGCGACTCCGCCGGAGGAGTACGAGATGCAGCCTTATTCGCGCGTGCTTGCGGCGATGGGGCCGGGTGATCAGGAGAGCGAAGCGGAGGAGGCTGTCGATCTCTGGCAGTAG
- a CDS encoding rhomboid family intramembrane serine protease produces the protein MARSGPITMTFPPFSGSTRKLILATLAVFFGFALLGLAAPGLSSRLMFLFALIPANLLHGQVWQVLTYEFLPTGILGTLFSMLTLWFFGSTLEDRYGSNWLIEFYVLTAAVGGLIASLLAYFGFLRLDGAVMTVGPWAPIMALLIAFATVSGEESIRFNFIFTMKVKYLVALYVLYYLAILLLGPDRFGALTCLTGALVGYAYMRVAPRRGFLGGTSFNLSERLYAIRNEFYRRKRRNAAKKFEVYMRKQNREVHFDAEGRYVDPDERRDPNDKRWMN, from the coding sequence ATGGCTCGCTCCGGCCCCATCACGATGACATTTCCACCTTTCTCCGGGTCGACGCGCAAGCTCATCCTCGCTACGCTGGCTGTCTTTTTTGGATTTGCGCTGCTTGGATTGGCTGCCCCGGGGCTTTCGTCGAGGTTGATGTTTCTGTTCGCCTTGATTCCGGCGAACCTGTTGCATGGGCAGGTGTGGCAGGTGCTGACGTACGAGTTTCTGCCAACCGGGATCCTGGGAACGCTCTTCTCGATGCTGACGCTGTGGTTCTTCGGATCGACGCTGGAAGATCGCTACGGAAGCAACTGGCTGATCGAGTTTTACGTGTTGACGGCTGCCGTGGGCGGCCTGATTGCGTCTCTTCTGGCCTATTTCGGGTTTCTGCGCCTCGACGGGGCCGTCATGACCGTCGGCCCGTGGGCTCCGATCATGGCGCTTCTGATCGCGTTCGCGACGGTTTCGGGCGAGGAGTCGATCCGGTTCAACTTCATCTTCACAATGAAGGTGAAGTACCTCGTCGCGCTGTACGTTCTTTACTACCTGGCGATCCTGCTGCTTGGCCCTGACCGCTTTGGCGCGCTCACCTGCCTCACCGGCGCGCTGGTGGGCTATGCCTACATGCGCGTGGCTCCGAGGCGCGGCTTCCTGGGCGGAACGAGCTTCAATCTTTCGGAACGGCTCTACGCGATCCGGAACGAGTTCTACCGGCGCAAGCGCAGGAACGCGGCGAAGAAGTTCGAGGTTTACATGCGGAAGCAGAACCGCGAGGTGCACTTCGACGCGGAAGGCCGGTACGTCGATCCGGATGAGCGGCGCGATCCGAATGACAAGCGGTGGATGAACTAG
- a CDS encoding carboxypeptidase-like regulatory domain-containing protein, whose amino-acid sequence MAVSLAGTVAVSTSPASLFAQTRGPVQRVVQGRVLSKSDAPLKGAIVYLKDDHSLAVKSYIADDSGGYRFGQLSSNSDYEVWAEINGKKSSTKTISSFDSKNLFSIDLKIDTGS is encoded by the coding sequence TTGGCAGTCAGCCTGGCCGGAACCGTCGCCGTTTCGACGTCCCCGGCATCGCTCTTCGCGCAGACCCGCGGGCCGGTGCAGCGCGTCGTGCAGGGCAGGGTATTGAGCAAGTCCGACGCCCCGCTCAAAGGCGCCATCGTCTACCTCAAGGACGACCACTCCCTCGCCGTCAAGAGCTACATCGCCGACGACTCGGGCGGCTACCGCTTCGGCCAGCTCTCCTCCAACAGCGACTACGAGGTCTGGGCCGAGATCAACGGCAAGAAGAGCTCCACCAAGACCATCAGCTCCTTCGACAGCAAAAACCTCTTCTCCATCGACCTCAAGATCGACACCGGAAGCTAG